The following are from one region of the Pseudomonas putida genome:
- the alkB gene encoding DNA oxidative demethylase AlkB produces MIQSDLDLFGAQPQRLASHTVLLPGFALVEIEALLDALRPVLRAAPFRHMRTPGGLRMAVGLTNCGTLGWVSDEHGYRYSPCDPLSGKPWPALPPVLLDLAARAAAMAGFDGFVPDACLVNHYLPGTRLSLHQDRDEQDFGQPIVSVSLGLPAVFLFGGLQRADKTRRIPLSHGDVLVWGGEDRLRFHGVLPIKPGVHPRLGERRINLTLRRAGG; encoded by the coding sequence ATGATCCAGTCCGACCTTGACCTGTTCGGCGCCCAGCCGCAACGCCTGGCCAGCCACACCGTGCTGCTGCCAGGCTTTGCCCTGGTCGAAATCGAGGCATTGCTCGACGCCCTGCGCCCGGTACTACGCGCCGCGCCGTTCCGGCACATGCGCACGCCGGGTGGCCTGCGCATGGCAGTCGGCCTGACCAACTGTGGCACGCTGGGTTGGGTCAGTGATGAACACGGCTACCGCTACAGCCCCTGCGACCCACTCAGCGGCAAACCCTGGCCCGCCCTGCCCCCGGTGTTGCTTGACCTGGCAGCCCGCGCTGCGGCCATGGCCGGGTTCGACGGTTTTGTGCCGGATGCCTGCCTGGTGAACCACTACCTCCCGGGCACCCGCCTGAGCCTGCACCAGGACCGCGACGAGCAGGACTTCGGCCAGCCCATCGTGTCGGTGTCGCTGGGCCTGCCGGCGGTGTTCCTGTTCGGTGGCCTGCAGCGCGCCGACAAGACCCGGCGCATCCCGCTGAGCCATGGCGATGTGCTGGTCTGGGGCGGCGAAGACCGCTTGCGCTTTCACGGCGTGTTGCCGATCAAGCCCGGCGTGCATCCGCGCCTGGGTGAACGGCGGATCAACCTGACCTTGCGCAGGGCTGGTGGCTGA